The Lactuca sativa cultivar Salinas chromosome 2, Lsat_Salinas_v11, whole genome shotgun sequence genome includes the window CATAAGTAAACATTTCACAATTAACCCAAAATACAACTTTTTATAATATAAATGTGGTTCATATGAAAAAAGGTTACCACAGCTGAAAGTATTTGTCCTGGGTATGGACCCTTCATAAAAGCACCATCGAGACTAACAAAGTCTCTTCTTCTAGCAGCAAATCCCTTTTTTAATGGACCAAGACAGATGTATATGCGCTTGAAAGTTCTACTTTCTGCCTTTGGATTTGGTTCATTCTCTACATCAATCTTCACAGTCGTGTTTGGGTTATGTTTTTGAAGTTCTAGAACATAATCTCTCAATAAAGCATACTAACCAACATAATCCCCTCGCACCTGATTGAGAGCTTCAATTCTAGCCCTAAACACTTTCATCTTGGAAAGTCCCACTTGGTAATCATGTTGTAGTTGTTCTTATAAAGCACGAATTAGAATAGTTGGGTTAGATTCCACCTGAGTTGGAATTTGTTTGGCGACAAACTTATAAGTACAAGCTTTAACATTCCGCGTGCGTTTAGAGACAACGATGTTCTTTGTTGTAAGATTTAACCATCCAGTTTATGTCATGTTTCCATTTACTAGCATAGAGGCTCCACATGCACTTTTCTTCATCTTCATTGTTGACTTCTTGTTGACCTTCCTCACTGTTGTCTAAGTTTCCCAGTTTTGGTATTGTCCCCCTACACACAACTCTTAccctatttttgtcattttttcaaAATCAAGTTCCCTTCTTATCTCAATAGCATAGAGTTTAACTCTTTCTTTAAACTCTTAGGCTGTATTAAAGGTTTGAAGGATATAAAATGGTTCAACAACATTTGCTTCATCATTCTCGTGAGTTCTTTGGATAGCTTTGATGGTCTTCTTTCGTTGAGCAACTGGTCCTTCATCCGAAGATGAGCCTGACATAAGAAACTCGTTATTTAGTACTTCATTAAGCTCCCCAACTTCATTCTCTTCTTGTACCACATTGCAATTTTTACCTCCAACCCACATTGTATCCATATCAATGTTATCATTGAAATCATTCATGTCAACTTCTACATCATCTAAGATGTTGTCATTGTCAACATATTAGTCTATGTCATTGGACTCACTAGATTCACAACCACTATCATCCCCAAATTTGTCCCTACTTCCAAATTCATCTTCATTTATGTCCTCAAATTTGTGCCCACTTTCAAATTCAGCCCATGGATCTTCTTTATCCTTGTTACCATCCCCAAATTCAACTTCATTTGTCTGCTCAAATATGTCCCCAATTTCAAATTCAACACATGGATTTTCTTCCTTGTTATTATCCCCATTATCAATAACAGTTAAGTCCATATTGTCATTTCCAGTGAGGTCCATTACATTAGCCTCTTTAGAAGCATCCCCAACAACATTTTTCCCCATTATCATACCAATCTAAAAAAAGCCTACGAGAACATGTTGGAGCTTCACTAATTTTCTTTATTTGAATTTTTGATTGATTTGGGGACATTGTGTACGTATGTAATCGGGTTTTTCCATGCTCAATATAGACTTCAATCAACTTATGCTTGGAAATAAAGGTACCCAGATGTCTGACATCCTGATCACTACCCAAAGCAAATAACTCGAAATCTAAATCTGAAAAAAGGTCGTTTAAAGTGATAGTACAAAGGTATACCTTCATCAACATAGTCTAACTATTCCATCATTTCATCAATGTCATGCACTGAGAAAGTATCCATGTCGAGTAAGTCCACATACGTTTGTTTTCCTTTGATGTACTTTCTTCCAGGAAATTTGGTGAACTCTCCTCCATGGTACAAGCTAATGGAAAAGATTGTCGGATGCCCCCCATGTGAAATAACCCACTTCAGCTTAGGTTTCAACAAAATCGAAGTTATAGAAGATTGAGAATGAAAGAATACTTACAGTAATGATGTCCAACATCGATTTCCTCCATATTTGCACGTATACGCCACAACACCATTGCGTTTCAGAGACGAAGATatcacgattagggttttcttatctTGACTGTGAAATTTTTGTTTGGGTTTTCTGAACGGAAAGATGGAGTACTGAGAAAATGATCGCCTCTTCGTATACAACATGTCGGTAACTCAAGAATATTAAAAAGACAAAAATGCCCTGCATGCCTTGCACGTGGGGTGCTTTAACGAAGCAACTAGACGGAATATTAAGTGAGGGACCAGGCGGGTTACGAATTTTAACATTAGGGATCATTCGAGTTAAAAATCTTGCTCAGGCACTAGGCACGCAAGTTACCCCAAACCACAGAGACCATCCGTgtaattctccattttaaattttaaatttctcactttaattacattaaattaataattgattcttcatttcaaatttcaaaatttaaatttcacactttgattacattaaattaataacattagaataaaaaataaaataaaattaatatatatatatatatatatatatatatatatatatatatatatatatatatatatatatatatatatatatatataaaataaggtgatataatttcatgcatttatttaaatcaacgattataattttatataactaaaaaaaatatctcttaattaataatttatttgaaataattgattaataattttaagttttactatgaaagtttaattaattttaaaaccgTGCATCTAACGGGTTATAAGTTAgtacataataaataaataaccaaCCACAAGGCCTAAACGCACAAAGGCAATGCACTATACAATTCTACATCCACATGCAAAACTAATTAATGAACTCTTATATTACACGAGAGTTATAAAAATAAACACTTAATCATTCTATTGAAGTTTTAAATATCAACTTGCATTTAAACTTTGAGATCTTTTGATCACTACCAAACAATCATCAATTTTTGATGATGATAAACAATCAAAAGAAATCAAAACATGTAATCAAGAGATTCAAAAGAGACAATGATAAGTTGATCAAACATGTAATCAAGAGATTCAAAAGAGACAATGATAAGTTGATCTCTTGAATTAACTAATTTGTCAACATAATCATTCAAAATAGCTAGTTCAACAACATGGGGTAAAAAAAGTTCACTCATTTCTTTGTATACACTACTAATTCCATTAAAAATCCTGTCAAAAAAATACCAGACTTCCACTAACAATAAATCAAGAAAGACACTATCAAGATTCAAGATTCAAAATTCaagatttaagattcaagattcaTGATtcaaaattcaagattcaagattcatgattcaagattcaagattcaagattcatgattcaagattcaagattcatgattcaagattcaagattcaagatttcaagaTTCAAGCTTGAGTTCCAGTCAATGCCTTCATCTGAATATGATTAGGATCAGCAACAGAagatccagatgatgttggaaTCGCCTCAtaactcccaaatctcctaacTCCAACAACTTTAGCAGTAACAGCATAAGTCACAATCAAAATGAGAACCACAAACAACACATAAACCACAAACACAAGATCAAGAATCGCAGTAGCTCTCAACTTAGAATCTTCAAGATCACATTTTGTTGACCCTTCAACTCCACTCACAACATCAAGAAGCTTATGGCATCCATCTGGTATAAAAGCATCCACATAAAGAGAAAGCCCTGTTTGCAAAGACCATAACCCCTGTAAACAGATCGAAGCCCCAAGTGCCACGTCAGCAACAAAGAGTCTCGGGTGGCATGCGAGTATGATACAGAGCACAGCAGAGATAGCTGAAATCATGGCTGAAACTGAGTCACATTTTGCTTCAAGATCAGACATTTGTAAGGAggctgaagatgaagaagtggaGTATTGAAGGAAGAAGAGAGCAGATGCAGTTCCAAAGAAGAGATCGGGTGGGAAGGGGAGGAGAGAGGTGGTTTCTGAGATGaggagagttagagagagaatgagaaagAGGAAAATAACACCTGCAGATTGGAGAGAGGTGAAGTGGTGAACAGGGGAACGACCTTTGACTAAAGGGTCTGAATCGAATGAGACTGTGGTTTGATGGATGAAGGAGATGAGAAGACAGAGGATTAAGAGGTAAATTTGAAGGTACCTTGTGAAATGTTGAGATTGAGATTGAGAATTCCATGTGAATTGATGATAGGGTTTTGTGAAGTAATCTCTAGGGGATCTTAGATGGTTTCTTGTGGTGCAGATTAAGTGGTAAAGTCCCATTGAGAGTAATGTTGATGATGTGAATATGTGGTAAATCAATCCAGACATTTTGTGTTGTGTGTTTGTTATTATCTTAACCCCTTTGTGTTTTCTTTTCAATGACAAAAGTGATGATTAAAGATGGGGTATCTCCTTTAATGCTAATTGGAATATCATCACCTTTCATTCACTTGAACCTGAAAGCAAGAAGAAGGTAGAACAATTCATCATAATTTGAATCTTGAATAGAAAAAAGCAGATCCATTCATCATATAGTGTTCATATAGAAACTGATACATTTGTTACATTATGCATAAGAATATGGATTCATAAAAGATAAAACCTAGAAATATCTCACAAGTAAGCTCATTTTAAGTTCTATATACAACTTAAACAATACAAAATCTCCCAAATTACCGAATTATGGTCAAACAAGAAATGTTACAAAGCAAGTACCATGCGAGAATGCTCTAATCAATTACAAAACATCAAGCAGTTGATCAAGATCGACTTATCAATCCTAAAATCAGCAAAATCCTAACAGTAATATACTATACAGGAATCAAAAAGGATGCAAACAAGCAAAATTTAGCAAATAAAGAAACGATAAAAGATTATAAGATAAAACAAACCTTGATCATGACCGGCGATGAAGTAAGAACCAGTAAAGTGTAAGATTTTGAGGGTTTTACTGAAATCGATCGGGGAAGAAGACTTGGGAGGGGAGAATGTCGATGACCCGATTGAGAGAACGCGCATGAAAGCAGCAAGAAGGTCAACGAGATTGAGAGTGGCTCGATCGAAAGAAAGAGTGCGATGGAATGAGATCCAGATAGGGAGTGAGATCGAGAGAGGGTTCAAGAATGAAGCGGCTGTAAAGAGTGGGGTTTTTTAGGGATCTTTTGTCTGGaaatcataacaattgaataaagGGAATTTTGGGTCGCCGAGATTGTTACTTTGTTTGGTTTGAGTTTTGGTGTTTAGTTGGGAATAAGTATGGAGATAAcattaatttggtaattaaatTAAGTTTTTCTTATTAGACCTTAAGAAATGTCCAATTACATGCTATTAAATAGTTGTTGAATTATCATTTATGTTGTCATTTTTATATATTCTTAGAAAAAACTTAGAAAAACTCAATATGCTGTGTCGAAATACACGAATTAACCATCATATTTACGTTTTGTATGTTTAAACTATCTTATCTTTTAACACTATACTTGCCCATATCGTCACTTTTTTCATGTCACATTAGCATCTCCTACATTATGAAGCTTTCATTTGGCCTTCATCCCTACATATCTGACGAGTAGGTACTTCAATTTCAAGTTTGTCATCATCATCGTTGAGATTAAATCTGACACGAGCATTCGAATGATCGTTTCGAAGCACCACTTGGACGATCCATCGGTTGCAGCGTATGCCATTTTGAGCATTTTGTGACAACCTCCCAAACTATTATAATTTCGAACGCCTTCCTTTATCATCCAATTGGTGCATCTCGAGTGTTGCAGTCAAAATTGTTTCGTCACTCTTAGTGATTTGAGGTTGATTGTATAAGTTGTTATGCATGTCATTTCATTGTGAAAAAACCTTGCAATGTGCTTCCACAAATGGGTTGTCAGTTGTGTAGCTACCGTATCCTTTGATATGTTGACTTAAGAACATACCAATGTGATTATTTGATTGTTGTCCAAAGTTGATAAGGGGGGATTTTTTGTTATTCTTTTCAATTTGCATACTTTTGGTTCGGTTTAGGTTTCAGGAAGATACGTGAAGTTCGGTTGGGAAATTGGAGACATATATTATATTACTGGTGTAAGATAAAAAGGGTACCTCTTGGGATAATGAAACTGAGCGGGTGAAAAAAAAATAGGACTCTCATATTAGATAGAATCGAACTTTTGATCAATCCGGCACTTGGGAGCCTATGGATGAAGACATGGTTTCTCTGGATCCCATCGAATTCCATTCGGAGGAGGAGCCTTATAAAAATCGTATCGATTCTTATCAAAGAAATACATGATTATGATAATGTGATAGTGGTGAAGACTCGAAACCAAAAATATTTCTAATTGGTGTGTTGGAATTAGTAACGAACGATTGGTTTCGATAAGTAGGCGTGGTGttgtttgaaaaatcatttaAAGCCATTGTAGTTGGGAAAAATGATTAAAATTAACGGAGAGTTGAATTAGAATGATTTTAGttttgataaataaaaaaaaaaagttttagttTAGTTGGTAATTTATCCGAggtaaaaaaaagcaaaaaaaataataataataatgtatatattatttttattaacaaGTGTATATTAAAAAATGAAAGAGATTTGTGCGATGAGGTCTCAGCATTGAAGGTTTTATAGTGTGGTGGAAAATAGGGGCATTCATCACGCCTCACTACAGTCCACATCTCACTACAAGGTATGGTGTCTTAAGAATTGAATAAATGGGGTTTTGGGTCACCAAGTTTTTGAGTTTGGTATTTAGCTAGGAATAACTATGAAAATTATATTAATTTACAATTAGGTTaaattttctttgaaaatcaATTAGACCTTAAGATATGCCTAATTGTATGTTCATTAAATAATCGTTAAGTTACTAtgctttttatatttttatatttggaAAACCCTTATAACAAACTCAACCTATTATGTTCGAGTATCATCCTCAATTTGAATTTAGAGTTTTCCACTTATAGTGCAAAATACTATTTTGAGAAAATAAAATAGACTAAAACTATTTAAGAATTTAACATAAATAGAtacaataataattatataagTTATTATTATAATGATGATGAAGTATTTAAAT containing:
- the LOC111887814 gene encoding uncharacterized protein LOC111887814; translated protein: MSGLIYHIFTSSTLLSMGLYHLICTTRNHLRSPRDYFTKPYHQFTWNSQSQSQHFTRYLQIYLLILCLLISFIHQTTVSFDSDPLVKGRSPVHHFTSLQSAGVIFLFLILSLTLLISETTSLLPFPPDLFFGTASALFFLQYSTSSSSASLQMSDLEAKCDSVSAMISAISAVLCIILACHPRLFVADVALGASICLQGLWSLQTGLSLYVDAFIPDGCHKLLDVVSGVEGSTKCDLEDSKLRATAILDLVFVVYVLFVVLILIVTYAVTAKVVGVRRFGSYEAIPTSSGSSVADPNHIQMKALTGTQA